Proteins encoded together in one Vicia villosa cultivar HV-30 ecotype Madison, WI unplaced genomic scaffold, Vvil1.0 ctg.000081F_1_1, whole genome shotgun sequence window:
- the LOC131623827 gene encoding uncharacterized protein LOC131623827, which produces MPARPNVDKSKFCRFHKGHGHNTEDCIHLKDAIEILIREGHLKQYAKKQEAAKEAKPIPEEKPAEDTPAMEVAMSITRPKDFYLPDWAKLETAPSPHSPWEMFPSVMVISGEGFSKLTVGSVKQKFDELLSASSSKAAALDQAKGSPSSISFYKEELPGGAPKATISLLIRARMANFDVRRILVDQGSSVDIMYSQLFKTLQLNDSHRTPYVGSDLQGFNDTMMKPWGFVELIVSIGSAETARAIKVQFLVIDCPSIYQCILGRLTLAELIAVPLTVHLKLKYHTTKGHVATLNGDIEEARRCFEASAKGLSSIKTPPQDNEATISISEPNLPIPRIDTIDLDSRFLKDALLGDI; this is translated from the coding sequence ATGCCTGCGCGACCGAACGTGGATAAATCGAAGTTCTGCCGATTCCACAAAGGCCACGGGCACAACACCGAAGACTGCATCCACCTAAAGGATGCCATAGAGATATTAATCAGGGAGGGACACCTGAAGCAATACGCGAAGAAGCAAGAGGCCGCCAAAGAAGCCAAACCAATCCCTGAGGAAAAGCCGGCGGAGGATACGCCCGCCATGGAAGTAGCCATGAGCATCACCAGGCCGAAAGACTTTTACCTCCCTGATTGGGCCAAATTAGAGACCGCCCCCTCTCCTCACAGCCCATGGGAAATGTTCCCCTCCGTCATGGTCATATCAGGCGAGGGATTCAGCAAACTCACCGTCGGATCCGTAAAACAAAAATTCGACGAGCTACTCTCAGCCAGTTCGAGCAAAGCCGCTGCTCTCGACCAAGCCAAAGGCAGCCCATCCTCTATATCTTTCTACAAAGAGGAACTACCCGGTGGAGCGCCCAAAGCGACCATCTCCCTCCTCATCCGGGCTCGGATGGCCAATTTTGACGTGCGACGCATTCTAGTCGATCAGGGGAGTTCggtggacatcatgtactcccaactgTTCAAAACACTACAACTCAACGACAGCCACCGTACCCCCTATGTGGGATCAGACCTACAAGGTTTCAACGACACCATGATGAAACCATGGGGGTTCGTCGAGCTCATCGTTTCCATCGGATCGGCGGAAACCGCCAGGGCCATCAAAGTTCAATTTCTGGTCATCGACTGCCCTTCGATCTACCAGTGCATCCTAGGACGCCTGACCCTGGCCGAACTGATCGCGGTCCCCTTGACCGTGCATCTCAAACTCAAGTACCACACAACAAAAGGACATGTCGCGACACTCAACGGAGACATCGAAGAAGCCAGAAGGTGCTTCGAAGCCTCTGCCAAAGGCCTAAGCTCGATAAAAACGCCCCCTCAAGACAATGAAGCGACCATCTCCATATCCGAGCCCAACCTACCAATCCCGCGCATCGACACTATCGACCTAGACAGCCGCTTCCTTAAAGATGCCCTACTCGGGGACATCTGA